The region CTTTGGCGGTAGGGGCATACCGACTGCCAGGTACTTGATGCCCATCGGTCTTGTGGCAGGTGGCACAAGTGAAGTTGTTGCCGTCGGCGGCCATATGTACATCCAGAGCTTTGTCTGGCGCTTCAAGCGACGTATCCAAGTCACCATGCTTGACACCATCACCACCGCCGCCGTTGAAGTGACAAGCACCACAAGTACTGCGTTGAGTAGGCCCGACCTTCTGGGCAATTTCCTTCAGGTTGATCCCACGCACGATCTTGCCCGATCCGGCTGGAAACTCGGTATCTTTGGTGACCGGGTTACCGGCAAAACCGGATGGTTTTTTGTACTTGCCCGTATGGTCATGGCAGGCCAAACAATCCACATTTTCTTGCGAAGTGAAGTCAAACGTGTCATCTTTCCAGCCGTAACCAATGTGACAACTGTTGCAAGCTGCCTCGTTCGATTTGACTGAAGTGCAGAAGTTGTTAACCACATTTTTTTTACCCAGCACCTGCTTGGTGTCTGGGTTCACAAACTCCCATTTCCAGTGCTGGGTTTGGTGAATTTGTTTGGAAGCCTCGGTATGACAGGTTAAGCAGGCTTTAGTGACCTCTGGACCGGAGGCAAAGTCTTGATCCAGAACCTTGAACTTGCTATGGTCAGCGGTTGTTCTGGGTAACTTTATCGGGGCCGTGTCAGTAGCTGCTATTGCCGCCGTCACAAAAAAAAGTGCTGCTGCTGCAGCCACCAACCAATACCGACTTCGCATCATGAACTCCTTGCTCTGTGTAAGCACTCCTGCCCAGATTCAGTGGTGAACTGGCAGTGCTATCAGGGTTAATACTAATTCGCTGCGTTGATTCAATACTGATTTAAATCAATGATTCTGCATGTTCTTATTTAAGAATTAAGCGATTAAATAGTGGATGGTGCAGACGCAAGCGTGGCATCTGTTTTCAGGAGACAACAGACGACACAAATCCGTGTGGCCATGTGGTGTTCAGGCAACTTTTCCTGGTGGATTGGTGTTCATGAGGTCATAATCAAAGTAATTCATTAATTACTTAATATGAATCCTAGCTTGCAGCACCCCAAACAACGTACTGAAGTCCGGCAAGCCAGTCTGGTCGAAGCCGCCTTGCAATTGGCGGCAAAACACAGTCCGGCAGAAATCACCACGGGTGACCTTGCAGAGGCCATAGGCATCAGTCAGGGAGCGGTGTTCAAGCACTTTGCCAGCAAAGAAGCCATCTGGCTGTCCGTAATCGACTGGGCCACAAGCACATTGATCACGCGTTTACAGGCAGCTGCCCTGCAGGGAGATGCGAGTCACCAAGCAATACATGGGCGTTGTGCGATGGTGCCTCACGCAGAGGAAACGCCCCCCCTGTCTGCGCTCCTTGCATTAAAAGCCGTCTTTATGGCGCATGTTGACTTCGTCATGACCTATCCGGGTGTTCCACGCATCATTTTTCAGGAGCTACAAAGCCCCGGCGACTCAGCTTTGAAATTGCGTGTGCAGAGCCTGATGCAACGTTACCGCCAATTGATCATGCAGCTTTTGCAGCAAGCGGTACAACAGCGTCGTGTGGCTCCTGATGCTGACTTGCAAGCCGCTGTAGTGCTGTTTATTGGTGCGATTCAGGGACTGGTGATGCAGGCCATGATCTCTGGCGACTTGGCCGCTATGGCACAGCAAGCATCTGGCGTATTTGCCATCTTCGAGCACGGGATGCTTGATAAACGTCCTTCTTTTTGATCTTGAAAGTGCTTCTCATGAAAACCAACCCTCTCGTTTTACGCCGCTTGGCCTTGGTTGCAGCAGCTTTGATCTTGATCGTTACGGTGATTTTTGTCTTCCTGCGTACAGGCCCTCTGGCCCCGATCAAGGTCACGGTGGCACAGGCGACGCAGGGCAGCCTGAACCCAGCCATTTTTGGCATTGGCACAGTGGAAGCGCGGCGTAGCTGGATGGTCGGCCCTACGGTGGCAGGCCGCGTGTTACGTGTAAATGTCGACGTGGGGGATGTCGTCAAAGCCGGGCAATTACTGGCCGAGATGGACCCGGTGGATCTGGATCAGCGTCTGGCCGCACTGGATGCGTCCCTGGCGCGGGCCGGCAGCACCCAGCTCAGCGCCCAGGCTCAGGTGCAGGATGCCAACGCCCGGCACGCGCTGGCCGCCGCCAACACCCAGCGCAACCAGGATCTGGCCCGGCAAAACTTCATCAGCCCTGGCGCGCTGGATGCCCGGCTGCAAGAGCAAGCCTCTGCCGAAGCCGCGCTGCAAGCCGCTCGTGCCAACCAGAGCGGTGCGGAACAAGACCGTACCCGTCTGAAAGCCGAACGCGCCGGTCTGGTGCAGCAGCGCGGCAACGTGCGCCTGCTGGCCCCGGCTGACGGCGTGGTCACCAGCCGCGATGCCGAAGCGGGCAGCACCGTGGTGGCGGGCCAGCCAGTGCTACGGCTGATCGACCCTAGCAGCCTGTGGGTCAAACTGCGGGTGGATCAGGGCCGCTCTGCCGGACTGGCCCCTGGGCTCAAGGGCCAGATCGTGCTGCGCTCGCAACCCCAAACACCCCACCCCGGCCAAGTGGCCCGCATGGAGCTGCTGGCCGACAGCGTGACCGAAGAGCGCATTGCACAAGTGGCGTTCATGCAGATGCCCGTGAATGTGTCGGTAGGTGAAATGGCCGAAGTCACCCTGCAACTGCCCACCACCACCCCTGCCCTGCTATTGCCCAACGCCAGCATTCAACACCAACAGGGCCAAACCGGGGTCTGGAGACTGAACGGCGACAAGCCGGAATTTACCCCGGTGCAACTGGGTAGCAGCAGCCTGGATGGACTGGTGCAGGTGCTTACAGGGCTGGACAACAACGACCGCGTGGTGGTTTACAGCGAAAAAGCGCTCAATCCCGGTGCCCGCGTCAAAGTGGTTACAGCCCTGGCCGCCGCAACCCTGGCGGGCAAGCCATGATCAGCCTGGCCGGGCGCGACATCCTGCACGGCTGGGGAAAATTTACCCTGACGGGCCTCGGATTGGGGCTGCTGATTGGTGTGACCTTGAGCATGGCAGGCATATACCGTGGCATGGTGGACGACGCGCAAGCCCTGCTGAGCAACAGCGGTGCCGACTTGTGGGTGGTGCAGAAAGACACCCAGGGTCCCTATGCCGAGGCCTCCAGCATCAAGGACGACGTGGTGCGCAGTGTGCGCGGCATGCCCGGCGTGGGTCAGGCCGCCAACGTGACTTACCTGACGCAGCAAGTACAAAAAACCAACGGTGACGAGGTGCGGGTGATGGTGGTTGGCATCGAACCCGGCCAGCCCGGCGAACCGGCTTACCTGATAGCCGGCCGCCAGCTTACCCGCAACCACTACGAAGCCGTGGCCGATATCAAGACCGGCTTTCAGCTGGGTGAACAGATGCAGGTGCGCCGTCACAACTACACGGTGGTCGGACTGACGCAGCGCATGGTGTCCTCCGGGGGTGACCCGATGGTCTTTATCCCGCTCAAAGACGCGCAGGAAGCGCAGTTTTTGAAAGATAACGATGCCATTCAGAATGACCGCACCCGCACCGCCGCCAACCCGGCCTTCAACCGCCCCGGTGTGCCCGGCCTGCTGGAAGCCGTGCAGGGTTTACAAACCAGCAGCCACAACGTCAACGCCGTGCTGGTGCAGTTGCAACCTGGCTGGCAACCAGAGAGGGTAGCAGAACCATTGCGGCGCTGGAAACATGTGCAGGTGTTCACCCGCCCAGAAATGCAAGAGATTCTGGTGGCCAAGCTGATTGCCAATTCGGCCCGGCAAATTGGGCTGTTTCTGGCCATTCTGTCGGTGGTCAGTGCGGCCATTGTGGCCTTCATCATCTACACCATGACACTGGGCAAAATCCGCGAGATTGCGGTGCTGAAGCTGATTGGCACACGCAACCGCACCATTGCCTGCATGATCTTGCAGCAGGCGCTGGGCCTGGGGCTGATCGGCTTCACGGTGGGCAAAATTGTGGCCACAGCCTGGGCACCGGTGTTTCCCAAATACGTGCTGCTACTGCCGCGTGATGCCGCTTTGGGCCTGCTCGCCACGCTACTGATTTGCGCTCTGGCCAGCCTGCTGTCCATACGCATGGCACTCCAGATTGACCCCGCAGAGGCTATAGGATGAAGCCGATCACAACCCCACACCTTGCCGCTGGTGGCATTCACATCGAAGGCCTGCGCAAGGTCTACGGCAAAGGCGACAGCGCGGTACAAGCGCTCAAGAATGTCAACATGGCGGTGGCCCCGGGCGAGGTGGTTGGCTTGGTCGGCCCTTCTGGCTCTGGCAAAAGCACGCTGCTGAAATGCCTGGGGGCCATCATTGAGCCCACATCCGGGCGCATGACACTGGGTAACGATGTGATTTATGACAATGCCTGGAAAGTGACCGACCTGCGCGCGCTACGACGCGACCGCATTGGCTTCATCTTCCAGGCACCCTACCTGATTCCATTTCTGGACGTGATCGACAACGTGGCCCTGCTGCCGATGCTGGCCGGGGTTACCAACGCCCAATCACGTGAACGGGCACTGGAGCTGCTGACCGCGCTGGATGTGCAACACCGCGCCAAGGCGGAAGTGTCCCGACTCTCGGGTGGAGAACAGCAGCGGGTGTCGATTGCCCGCGCACTGGCCAATCGCCCACCGGTGATTCTGGCCGACGAACCCACTGCACCACTAGACAGCGAACGCGCTTTAGGCGTGATGCGTATCCTGAACCAGATGGCGCGCCAGTTTCAGGCGGCCATCATCGTGGTGACCCATGACGAGAAAATCATTCCGACCTTCAAGCGCATCTACCGTATCCGGGACGGTCAGACAGTGGAGGAAGCGGGTGAAGGCCGGGCACTGGATTAGCGCTCCAGACGCTTACTCAAACGACGGTGTCTCGGGTTTGGCCACGGGTTTGCCAGCCGCCGCCCAGGCATCAAAACCACCCAGGATGGACTTGACGTTCAGATAACCCATGTCGTGCAGGGCCAGCGCAGCCAGCGCGGCACGGCCACTGGTCTTGCAATACAGCACGATGTGCAGGTCACGCGACTGCAGGGCCGGATTGGCGCTGAACTTGAATTCAAGCATGCCGCGCGAGATGTGTACCGCACCGGGCAGGTGACCCACCGCGTACTCGTCGGCTTCGCGCACATCCACCAGCACATCGGCATCACGGATGGCTTCTTCGGCTTGGTCTACAGATACTTCCTGCACGCGGGATTTGGCAGCAGCGACGAGGTCATGGGCAGTTTTCATCAGATTCTCCAGGTTAGATTACTACAAAATAAATAGCTTCTTACGCAAGTAAATAAAGGGCTAGAGGCCATTTTTATCAAATTTTCTGTCCTATCCAGCGAGTCACATGGGCCAGCCCCTGGTGGCCACTGCCTTCAGACAAAGAGGTCTCACCGTGCCAGGCCAGCAACGGCGTGCACAAGCCTGCAAAATCTGCACTCAGTTGGTCGGGCTCGTAAAGCATGTCGACATCCTTGGGGCCACCGGTGTCAAAACATAGTTGCGCCGGGTGAAAGGCTTCCAGAATCAGCCAGCCACCGGATTGCAGGCCTTGCGCCAAACGGCGGTGTGCCTGCTGGCGAAACGTGCTGGGCAAGTGGGTGTAGATCAACACCACCGCGTCCATGCTGCTGGCCTGTGGCGCCCAGTCGGCCAAGTCCACCAGCTCGGTGTGCAAGGCCACACCCCGGCTGGCGGCCAGATCGCGGGCCTTTTGCAAGCCAACCGCTGAAGCGTCGACCGATGTGACGGTATGCCCCTGCTGGGCCAGCCAGACACCGTTGCGCCCCTCGCCGTCGCCAGGTACCAGTACCTGGCTGGCCGGAGGCAGACGTGTAGCCTGCTCACGCAAAAAGGTGTTGGGTTCAGTGCCGTATTTGTAGTCAGGCCCGGCAAATCGTTGATCCCAGAAGTTCATGGTGTGGAGCTTGGGGTGGAGACCCAAGAAAAGCGACAATACATCAAAGATCGCTAATATACCCAATCAACAACACAACGGTTGATCAGCGCCCCGCCCACCACCAGCCAGCCAAACAATATCCAGGCCAGCAACAGGGGTTTGATGCCTGCCTGCCGCACCGCTGACACCTGTGTGGCAAGCCCCAAAGCCGCCATGGCCATCGCCAGCGCCATGGTGTCGATGGTGGTCACCGCCTCTATGACAGAGGTCGGCAACCAGTGCAGGGAATTAAACGCCACCACCGCCACAAAAGCCAAGGCAAACCACGGCAAGATGATGGTGCTTTTTTCCGCGGTGCCACCGGTGTGATGTTGGTCTGGATGTCTCTTGGCCCGATTTCGCGCCACCCAGGCCGACAGCATGAGCAGAAACGGGGCCAGCATCATCACACGGACCATTTTGGTGATGACCGCTGTGTCCTGCGCCTGTGCTCCCACCATCTGGGCGGCGGCCACTACCTGAGCCACCTCGTGAACGGTTGAACCAATGTACATGCCAAAACCGTTGCCACCATCAGCCAGCACATGCCAATGCTGGTTCAGTTCAAACAACACCGGGTACAGAAAGATCGACAGCGTGCCAAACACCACCACCGTGGCCACGGCCACACTGACCTGCTCGGCGCGGGCACACAACACCGGTTCGGTGGCCATGACCGCTGCCGCACCACAAATGGAACTGCCGGCACCAATGAGCATTGTGGTCTTCGGGTCCAGCTTGAGCCAGCGGGTGCCCAGCAGGTAGGCCAGGCCAAAACTCGAACACAGCACCAGGGTGTCAATCAGCACCCCTGCCATGCCCACCCGCCCGATGTCTTGCAAAGTCAGGCGAAAGCCATACAACACAATTCCCAGACGCAGCAGGTTTTGTTTGGAAACCTGTACACCTGCCCCACACGTCACTGCCACGCGTGGGTACACCGTGTTACCCAACACCATGCCCAACAGAATCGCCAGGGTGAGTGCACTCAAGCCGTAGTGCTGTAGCCAGCGCAGGCTGCCCAGCGTCATACCTCCAGCGGCCAAAACAGCGCTGAGCATCAGTCCAGGCAAGCTGCGCCAAAGTGCCCCGCGTGCTCGTTCAAAAAAGAAGGCTGCGCCTGTCAGGCTGGTTGATAAAGACTGGGAATGTGTCATTTTTTGACCGTTTGAATACAACGGCCGTGACTCTATGACGCATCAAACAAGCTGTAAAACAGTTTGTTTATGTAATATCTACCTATCTAATAATTATCAAATCAATTTTCCCCATGGCCGTTTTGCATCTGACCTTGCGTCAACTCCAAATTTTTGTGGCAGTCGCCCGCTGTGGCAGCACCATGGCCGCCAGTGGTGAAGTAGCCCTGTCACAGTCGGCTACCAGTGCTGCCATCAACGAACTGGAGCGACTGCTATCCCAGCCGCTGTTTGACCGGGTAGGCAAGCGCCTGCTGCTCAACGACAACGGCCGAGCCCTGTTGCCGCAAGCGCTGGCCATGCTCGACAGCGCCAACAGCATGGAAAAAACGGCACGTGATGGCGCAGCACAAGCGCCCACCCTGCGGATGGGGGCCAGTACCACCATTGGCAACTATGTATTACCCAGACTGCTGAGCCAGTTTCTGGGTGACACCTTGCAGAGCACGTGTCAGGCCTGGCAGTCCAACATCGTGATTGGCAACACCGAAGCCATCTGCGATGCCGTGGCCACCTTTGACCTGGACATCGGCCTGATCGAAGGCCCGTCGCACCAGCCCACCCTCACCATGACACCCTGGCTGCAAGACGAATTGATTGTGGTGTGTGCCCCGCAGAACACATTCACGCCTTCTGGTGCAGAGCTGGGCGGCCTGTCACTGAATGCCTTGCGTGAAGCCGTGTGGCTGCTGCGTGAACTGGGCTCGGGCACCCGCGAAACCACGGACCACTTTCTGCTGCCACATCTGCGCTCCTACCGGCGCAGTCTGGTGTTGGGAAGCTCTGAGGCGATCAAGCAAACCGCCGCAGAAGGGCTTGGTCTGGCCTGTTTGTCCAGATGGGTGGTGAACGATGCCCTGGCGGCCGGACGCTTGCAGCAGGTCAGTACACCACTGCCCCCCATGACCCGGCAGTGTTATTTTGTGGTGCATCAGGACAAGCAGATCACACCCGCACTGCGCCGGTTCATGGGGCAGGCCATGCAACTGCAAGCGGCATCTACCTGAGTACCAAGCCCATCCAAACCCTGCAAGCAAAATACTTTCTCCAGCTCTTAAAAATAGAGCTGCTCATGCAGGAAAATAAAGGGCTAGAAGGTCATTTGCATTAAAAATACGCACCACACCGCCCTGATCTGCCTGCACCGTTCCTTTGTTTACTGCAGCTTGCGAATCGTCATGGCACCGCGGATCTGGCCCAAGGCGTAGCCAACTGCCTTGTCGTCGGGGTACAGCGTGTGCAGGCGCTCGGACACCTCGGGTGCCAGACTGTCGGGGGCACCGTGGCAGGCCAGGCAGACCTGCTGTACGGGTAAAGCCTTCATATAGCGAAACTCCTTGCGGCCAGCGTCTTCCACCATGGCGTATTTTTCCAGCGTGGCAGGGTTTTCACCAGCGGCGGCACGGCGGTCAAATTCTTCAAGTGCGGCGCGCTCCCAGGTATCAGGCAACGCCTTGGGATTGCGGTTGCGCAGGCTGACGCGGCGAATGGCCCAACCGGTTTGTTCGGATGCGGTTTTGGCCATTTGAGGGGCTTTTTCATGACACACGGTCACCGCAGAGGCGGGGCCTTCCTTGGCGATTTGGGCATTGAGCGCTTCCAGCAATTTGGGCGGCACCGCACCCGCCACTTTGCGGGCATCGGCCAGTTGAGCATCGTCTTGCGCGAACACTGGCAAGCTCAACCCTAAAGCCACACCCAAAACGGTCAAACCCATTTGACCAACCTGAAAAAGCCTGGAATTCATGAAAAACCTTTTGTAAAAGCAAAAGGTGAATTGGGCCAGAAGACAACGGGCACTGTCTGTGACTCAAGTCACATGCGTGGGGTGCTCAGGATGCTCAGCGAATCCCCGGCACGGCTTGACCCAACATCTCCTTGGTCACGAGGGTAATTCCCGAATCTGTCACCCGATAGCGTTTTTTGTCTTCAGCTGGGTCAACACCAATCACCGTGCCTTCGGGTATTCTGGAATTTTTGTCCACAATACATTTTTTCAGGACACAGTGACGGCCAACCTCCACATTCGGGAGCATGATGGAATCTTCAATGCTTGAGTGGCTATGCACACGAACCCCACTGAACAGCATGGACCGACGTACCGTTGCACC is a window of Rhodoferax lithotrophicus DNA encoding:
- a CDS encoding Tll0287-like domain-containing protein, which codes for MNSRLFQVGQMGLTVLGVALGLSLPVFAQDDAQLADARKVAGAVPPKLLEALNAQIAKEGPASAVTVCHEKAPQMAKTASEQTGWAIRRVSLRNRNPKALPDTWERAALEEFDRRAAAGENPATLEKYAMVEDAGRKEFRYMKALPVQQVCLACHGAPDSLAPEVSERLHTLYPDDKAVGYALGQIRGAMTIRKLQ
- a CDS encoding TetR/AcrR family transcriptional regulator, which encodes MNPSLQHPKQRTEVRQASLVEAALQLAAKHSPAEITTGDLAEAIGISQGAVFKHFASKEAIWLSVIDWATSTLITRLQAAALQGDASHQAIHGRCAMVPHAEETPPLSALLALKAVFMAHVDFVMTYPGVPRIIFQELQSPGDSALKLRVQSLMQRYRQLIMQLLQQAVQQRRVAPDADLQAAVVLFIGAIQGLVMQAMISGDLAAMAQQASGVFAIFEHGMLDKRPSF
- a CDS encoding efflux RND transporter periplasmic adaptor subunit, which gives rise to MKTNPLVLRRLALVAAALILIVTVIFVFLRTGPLAPIKVTVAQATQGSLNPAIFGIGTVEARRSWMVGPTVAGRVLRVNVDVGDVVKAGQLLAEMDPVDLDQRLAALDASLARAGSTQLSAQAQVQDANARHALAAANTQRNQDLARQNFISPGALDARLQEQASAEAALQAARANQSGAEQDRTRLKAERAGLVQQRGNVRLLAPADGVVTSRDAEAGSTVVAGQPVLRLIDPSSLWVKLRVDQGRSAGLAPGLKGQIVLRSQPQTPHPGQVARMELLADSVTEERIAQVAFMQMPVNVSVGEMAEVTLQLPTTTPALLLPNASIQHQQGQTGVWRLNGDKPEFTPVQLGSSSLDGLVQVLTGLDNNDRVVVYSEKALNPGARVKVVTALAAATLAGKP
- a CDS encoding ABC transporter ATP-binding protein yields the protein MKPITTPHLAAGGIHIEGLRKVYGKGDSAVQALKNVNMAVAPGEVVGLVGPSGSGKSTLLKCLGAIIEPTSGRMTLGNDVIYDNAWKVTDLRALRRDRIGFIFQAPYLIPFLDVIDNVALLPMLAGVTNAQSRERALELLTALDVQHRAKAEVSRLSGGEQQRVSIARALANRPPVILADEPTAPLDSERALGVMRILNQMARQFQAAIIVVTHDEKIIPTFKRIYRIRDGQTVEEAGEGRALD
- a CDS encoding LysR family transcriptional regulator, producing the protein MAVLHLTLRQLQIFVAVARCGSTMAASGEVALSQSATSAAINELERLLSQPLFDRVGKRLLLNDNGRALLPQALAMLDSANSMEKTARDGAAQAPTLRMGASTTIGNYVLPRLLSQFLGDTLQSTCQAWQSNIVIGNTEAICDAVATFDLDIGLIEGPSHQPTLTMTPWLQDELIVVCAPQNTFTPSGAELGGLSLNALREAVWLLRELGSGTRETTDHFLLPHLRSYRRSLVLGSSEAIKQTAAEGLGLACLSRWVVNDALAAGRLQQVSTPLPPMTRQCYFVVHQDKQITPALRRFMGQAMQLQAAST
- a CDS encoding rhodanese-like domain-containing protein, whose protein sequence is MKTAHDLVAAAKSRVQEVSVDQAEEAIRDADVLVDVREADEYAVGHLPGAVHISRGMLEFKFSANPALQSRDLHIVLYCKTSGRAALAALALHDMGYLNVKSILGGFDAWAAAGKPVAKPETPSFE
- a CDS encoding class I SAM-dependent methyltransferase, whose amino-acid sequence is MNFWDQRFAGPDYKYGTEPNTFLREQATRLPPASQVLVPGDGEGRNGVWLAQQGHTVTSVDASAVGLQKARDLAASRGVALHTELVDLADWAPQASSMDAVVLIYTHLPSTFRQQAHRRLAQGLQSGGWLILEAFHPAQLCFDTGGPKDVDMLYEPDQLSADFAGLCTPLLAWHGETSLSEGSGHQGLAHVTRWIGQKI
- a CDS encoding YeiH family putative sulfate export transporter; the protein is MLSAVLAAGGMTLGSLRWLQHYGLSALTLAILLGMVLGNTVYPRVAVTCGAGVQVSKQNLLRLGIVLYGFRLTLQDIGRVGMAGVLIDTLVLCSSFGLAYLLGTRWLKLDPKTTMLIGAGSSICGAAAVMATEPVLCARAEQVSVAVATVVVFGTLSIFLYPVLFELNQHWHVLADGGNGFGMYIGSTVHEVAQVVAAAQMVGAQAQDTAVITKMVRVMMLAPFLLMLSAWVARNRAKRHPDQHHTGGTAEKSTIILPWFALAFVAVVAFNSLHWLPTSVIEAVTTIDTMALAMAMAALGLATQVSAVRQAGIKPLLLAWILFGWLVVGGALINRCVVDWVY
- a CDS encoding ABC transporter permease; the protein is MISLAGRDILHGWGKFTLTGLGLGLLIGVTLSMAGIYRGMVDDAQALLSNSGADLWVVQKDTQGPYAEASSIKDDVVRSVRGMPGVGQAANVTYLTQQVQKTNGDEVRVMVVGIEPGQPGEPAYLIAGRQLTRNHYEAVADIKTGFQLGEQMQVRRHNYTVVGLTQRMVSSGGDPMVFIPLKDAQEAQFLKDNDAIQNDRTRTAANPAFNRPGVPGLLEAVQGLQTSSHNVNAVLVQLQPGWQPERVAEPLRRWKHVQVFTRPEMQEILVAKLIANSARQIGLFLAILSVVSAAIVAFIIYTMTLGKIREIAVLKLIGTRNRTIACMILQQALGLGLIGFTVGKIVATAWAPVFPKYVLLLPRDAALGLLATLLICALASLLSIRMALQIDPAEAIG